From a region of the Paralichthys olivaceus isolate ysfri-2021 chromosome 4, ASM2471397v2, whole genome shotgun sequence genome:
- the fkbp15b gene encoding FK506-binding protein 15 isoform X4 produces the protein MFGGDDEEGDFLSPSGGAKLASLFGLDLEASQGNESFQYTAPKQPRKSSTQGPASQKVAPPSGAPAVLFATAVQAFRYINGQYVKQGKLGAAALGNHTTKEYKLLLYLSQQKQVTAAKIHMGFVFTVQPNNYCTFYDDQRQNWSLMFESEKASSDFCKEVCLAKANSAATLDAVVVQDLSLGEGQGVENGDSLEVVYTGWLLQNHTIGQMFDSNQNKDKLLRLKIGAGKVIKGWEEGMLGMKKAGRRLIVIPPDLAYGSKGVPNCIPANSTLIFEAELRRVKFSKDSGSDRASASSRDSAAPSPAPSPAPSVESLTPESAVQMTVSGPGRPGEPLLRAKSNSLSEQLANPDATKAKLISRMAKMGQPMLPFLTGVASQPESSDSELEDTSGSRVKDEPLTSSPVQISTAAPDSAHVHPHPHTAPPSTLLPVMTAVAPQLGMPGSNHAFQPYSYSQTSMAPSQLQPFGQVYPAQSVPYTGSSDVTSFLMTEARQHNTEIRLSVGKVADKVDQLASKIDDLQRQGSVPMGVSSMSMETSMIMHNIQRIVQENECLKKEVFDKSSRIEEQNRKIGELINQNQRFMEQSNLLLEQRNDSLKSSSENNQARLLQAEQDKVRLTEDLASATARLSQLQLEASSHQQKAVELQSKLSSVLLDSESQCQRITALETQLEELKETAESAQAQYRSERQRRKETELRVNNMEEELQDLRTDKEGLERTLLERKKKWQAERQRQDEEVEELRKSSQQELDNLRAQLRKARISTDNAASEQLSQLQAELEEDWKGKYEQMLASVKEQHRRDLAELTEQRDALQDKLTQLQEKFTLLKQSRDSEEQILLQHHGQSEELQALQEKYTALEQQAGAVRAKLENKMAELEKRLAEQESSGDTATEVKRVMNGVFHSLRGEFDLSESYSGQAVLGVIVTTIKNVTLQLLSGTQGSSVLPKKEEDTEEQEEEASDDVKQREEKPHQNVHVNGERQVKEDEKEEEEEHEAELDSHHVGETQVNQDISAQEETGTLTESKTQSQSETLQATDLHPVSSSEGLRQDPAAAAESEEQQEQGEHPVPESPTESRDSNKSAPADDGSDQSAAPDDGQERAAESSEVGKENMDKREHVGEINADPEKAFGPPANPPPPPDTVQNSSRLAEGISEENGTEPFFQITAPVKPPAAASEEEEEDEMSLKGRPPPTPLFGEEEDEDDDLDWLN, from the exons ATGTTCGGTGGAGACGACGAAGAGGGAGACTTCTTGTCTCCGTCGGGAGG GGCTAAGTTGGCCTCCCTGTTTGGTCTAGACCTGGAGGCCAGTCAGGGGAACGAGTCATTTCAATATACAGCTCCCAAACAGCCCAGGAAGAGCTCCACTCAAG GGCCAGCCTCCCAGAAAGTAGCTCCACCGTCTGGAGCTCCAGCAGTGTTGTTCGCCACAGCTGTCCAAGCCTTCAGATA TATTAACGGACAGTATGTGAAGCAGGGAAAGCTGGGAGCAGCTGCACTGGGCAACCACACGACAAAAGAG TACAAACTGCTTCTGTACTTGAGCCAACAGAAACAAGTGACTGCTGCCAAGATTCACATGGGCTTTGTTTTCACG GTACAACCAAACAATTATTGCACTTTTTATGATGACCAGAGGCAGAACTGGTCCCTGATGTTTGAATCAGAGAAAGCTTCATCAGACTTCTGCAAAGAG GTATGCTTAGCAAAAGCGAACAGTGCAGCCACTTTAGATGCTGTGGTGGTTCAGGATCTGAGTCTTGGGGAGGGCCAGGGGGTGGAGAATGGAGACTCTCTGGAGGTGGTGTACACAGGCTGGCTCCTGCAGAACCATACCATTGGACAG ATGTTTGACTCCAACCAGAACAAAGACAAGCTGCTCCGACTGAAAATTGGAGCTGGAAAAGTCATCAAA GGCTGGGAGGAAGGGATGCTGGGGATGAAGAAGGCAGGCCGTCGTCTCATTGTCATCCCACCAGACCTTGCTTACGGATCCAAAGGAGTCCCCAACTGCATCCCGGCTAACAGCACTCTTATTTTTGAAGCAGAACTTCGGCGG GTGAAGTTTTCCAAGGACAGTGGCTCTGATCGGGCCAGTGCCAGCTCCAGAGACTCTGCTGCTCCGTCTCCTGCTCCTTCCCCGGCTCCCAGTGTGGAGAGTCTGACCCCAGAGTCTGCAGTACAGATGACTGTCTCAGGCCCAGGCAGACCAGG ggaGCCACTTCTTCGTGCAAAGTCAAACTCTCTCAGTGAACAGCTGGCA AATCCAGATGCTACTAAAGCCAAGCTGATTTCTCGCATGGCAAAGATGGGTCAGCCCATGTTGCCCTTTCTGACAGGAGTGGCCAGCCAGCCTGAATCCAGTGACTCTGAGCTTGAG GACACCAGTGGCAGTAGAGTGAAGGATGAGCCTTTAACTTCATCTCCAGTGCAGATCTCCACTGCTGCTCCAGATTCAGCACATG TACATCCTCATCCTCACACAGCTCCACCGTCTACCTTACTTCCTGTTATGACCGCTGTTGCCCCGCAGCTTGGGATGCCAGGCAGCAACCATGCCTTCCAG CCTTACTCCTACAGTCAGACCTCTATGGCTCCGTCGCAGCTGCAGCCTTTTGGTCAGGTCTACCCTGCACAGAGTGTCCCATATACAG GCTCCAGTGATGTGACTTCCTTCTTGATGACTGAGGCgcgacaacacaacacagaaatccgGCTATCTGTTGGAAAAGTGGCAGATAAAGTAGATCAACTGGCCTCAaag ATAGATGACCTTCAAAGGCAGGGGAGTGTCCCCATGGGTGTGTCTAGTATGTCGATGGAAACCTCCATGATCATGCACAACATCCAAAGAATTGTGCAG GAGaatgaatgtttaaaaaaggaagTCTTTGACAAAAGCTCTCGCATTGAAGAGCAAAATCGAAAGATTGGGGAGCTCATTAACCAGAACCAGAG ATTCATGGAGCAGAGTAACCTTCTGCTGGAGCAGAGAAACGACTCCCTTAAGTCGTCCAGTGAAAACAACCAGGCCAGACTACTTCAGGCTGAGCAAGACAAG GTTCGTCTGACGGAAGATCTGGCTTCGGCCACGGCCCGGCTGTCTCAGCTGCAGCTGGAAGCTTCATCTCACCAGCAGAaggctgtggagctgcagagtaAACTGAGCTCAGTGCTGCTGGACAGTGAGAGCCAGTGTCAGCGCATCACTGCCCTTGAAACACAACTGGAAG AGCTGAAGGAGACAGCAGAGAGTGCACAGGCCCAGTACCGCTCAGAGAGGCAAAGACGCAAAGAGACAGAGCTGAGGGtcaacaacatggaggaggagctgcaggacctCAGGACAGATAAAGAAGGTCTAGAACGA ACACTTTTGGAAAGGAAGAAGAAGTGGCAGGCCGAGCGTCAGCGCCAGgacgaggaggtggaggagctccGCAAGAGCAGCCAGCAGGAGCTAGACAACCTCCGAGCTCAACTTCGCAAGGCCAGGATCAGCACTGACAATGCTGCATCTGAGCAG TTGTCTCAGCTGCAGGCAGAGCTTGAGGAGGACTGGAAGGGGAAGTATGAGCAGATGCTGGCATCTGTTAAAGAGCAGCACAGGAGAGATCTGGCTGAACTTACAGAGCAGAGAGATGCTCTGCAGGACAAGTTAACCCAGCTACAGGAAAAG TTTACACTTCTGAAGCAGTCAAGGGATTCGGAAGAGCAGATTTTGCTCCAGCACCACGGGCAGTCTGAAGAGCTGCAGGCCCTTCAGGAAAAA TACACAGCCTTGGAGCAGCAAGCAGGAGCTGTAAGGGCGAagcttgaaaataaaatggcTGAACTGGAGAAGAGACTGGCAGAGCAGGAGAGTTCAGGAGACACTGCAACAGAG gtgaagCGTGTGATGAACGGAGTGTTTCATTCTCTGCGAGGGGAGTTTGACCTCAGTGAATCTTACTCTGGCCAGGCTGTGCTGGGGGTGATTGTCACCACCATCAAG AATGTAACTCTACAGCTGCTCAGTGGCACACAAGGATCTTCTGTCCTTCCTAAGAAGgaagaggacacagaggaacaggaggaagaaGCAAGTGATGATGtgaaacaaagagaggagaaacCTCATCAGAATGTACATGTGAATGGAGAGAGACAAGTCAAAGAGGacgaaaaggaagaagaagaagaacatgagGCTGAGTTGGATTCTCATCATGTCGGTGAGACTCAGGTGAATCAGGACATATCAGCGCAGGAGGAGACAGGGACATTAACTGAGTCAAAGACACAAAGCCAGTCTGAGACATTACAGGCCACTGATCTCCATCCAGTTTCATCCAGTGAAGGGTTACGCCAggatccagcagcagcagcagagagtgaagaacAGCAGGAGCAGGGAGAACACCCTGTGCCTGAAAGCCCAACAGAGTCCAGAGACTCCAACAAGTCTGCACCAGCAGATGATGGATCGGATCAGAGTGCAGCTCCAGACGATGGACAggaaagagctgcagagagcagTGAGGTGGGCAAGGAGAACATGGACAAAAGAGAACACGTAGGAGAAATCAATGCTGATCCTGAGAAAGCTTTTGGACCCCCAGCCaacccacctccaccaccagaCACAGTTCAGAACAGCTCACG CCTCGCTGAGGGAATTAGTGAGGAAAATGGAACGGAGCCATTTTTCCAGATCACTGCTCCTGTCAAACCCCCCGCAGCAGCcagcgaggaggaagaggaggatgagatg AGTTTGAAGGGCCGTCCACCACCCACCCCTCTGTttggtgaagaggaggatgaagacgacGATCTGGACTGGCTCAACTGA
- the fkbp15b gene encoding FK506-binding protein 15 isoform X1 has product MPTDSSTSSHFLTIGDEGLKAFNMSFLGDASDYQWKEFQGAKLASLFGLDLEASQGNESFQYTAPKQPRKSSTQGPASQKVAPPSGAPAVLFATAVQAFRYINGQYVKQGKLGAAALGNHTTKEYKLLLYLSQQKQVTAAKIHMGFVFTVQPNNYCTFYDDQRQNWSLMFESEKASSDFCKEVCLAKANSAATLDAVVVQDLSLGEGQGVENGDSLEVVYTGWLLQNHTIGQMFDSNQNKDKLLRLKIGAGKVIKGWEEGMLGMKKAGRRLIVIPPDLAYGSKGVPNCIPANSTLIFEAELRRVKFSKDSGSDRASASSRDSAAPSPAPSPAPSVESLTPESAVQMTVSGPGRPGEPLLRAKSNSLSEQLANPDATKAKLISRMAKMGQPMLPFLTGVASQPESSDSELEDTSGSRVKDEPLTSSPVQISTAAPDSAHVHPHPHTAPPSTLLPVMTAVAPQLGMPGSNHAFQPYSYSQTSMAPSQLQPFGQVYPAQSVPYTGSSDVTSFLMTEARQHNTEIRLSVGKVADKVDQLASKIDDLQRQGSVPMGVSSMSMETSMIMHNIQRIVQENECLKKEVFDKSSRIEEQNRKIGELINQNQRFMEQSNLLLEQRNDSLKSSSENNQARLLQAEQDKPALPQDLGSGQVRLTEDLASATARLSQLQLEASSHQQKAVELQSKLSSVLLDSESQCQRITALETQLEELKETAESAQAQYRSERQRRKETELRVNNMEEELQDLRTDKEGLERTLLERKKKWQAERQRQDEEVEELRKSSQQELDNLRAQLRKARISTDNAASEQLSQLQAELEEDWKGKYEQMLASVKEQHRRDLAELTEQRDALQDKLTQLQEKFTLLKQSRDSEEQILLQHHGQSEELQALQEKYTALEQQAGAVRAKLENKMAELEKRLAEQESSGDTATEVKRVMNGVFHSLRGEFDLSESYSGQAVLGVIVTTIKNVTLQLLSGTQGSSVLPKKEEDTEEQEEEASDDVKQREEKPHQNVHVNGERQVKEDEKEEEEEHEAELDSHHVGETQVNQDISAQEETGTLTESKTQSQSETLQATDLHPVSSSEGLRQDPAAAAESEEQQEQGEHPVPESPTESRDSNKSAPADDGSDQSAAPDDGQERAAESSEVGKENMDKREHVGEINADPEKAFGPPANPPPPPDTVQNSSRLAEGISEENGTEPFFQITAPVKPPAAASEEEEEDEMSLKGRPPPTPLFGEEEDEDDDLDWLN; this is encoded by the exons ATGCCAACTGATAGCTCCACCTCATCCCATTTCCTTACCATTGGAGATGAGGGCCTCAAGGCTTTCAACATGTCATTCCTAGGAGATGCCAGTGATTACCAGTGGAAGGAGTTCCAGGG GGCTAAGTTGGCCTCCCTGTTTGGTCTAGACCTGGAGGCCAGTCAGGGGAACGAGTCATTTCAATATACAGCTCCCAAACAGCCCAGGAAGAGCTCCACTCAAG GGCCAGCCTCCCAGAAAGTAGCTCCACCGTCTGGAGCTCCAGCAGTGTTGTTCGCCACAGCTGTCCAAGCCTTCAGATA TATTAACGGACAGTATGTGAAGCAGGGAAAGCTGGGAGCAGCTGCACTGGGCAACCACACGACAAAAGAG TACAAACTGCTTCTGTACTTGAGCCAACAGAAACAAGTGACTGCTGCCAAGATTCACATGGGCTTTGTTTTCACG GTACAACCAAACAATTATTGCACTTTTTATGATGACCAGAGGCAGAACTGGTCCCTGATGTTTGAATCAGAGAAAGCTTCATCAGACTTCTGCAAAGAG GTATGCTTAGCAAAAGCGAACAGTGCAGCCACTTTAGATGCTGTGGTGGTTCAGGATCTGAGTCTTGGGGAGGGCCAGGGGGTGGAGAATGGAGACTCTCTGGAGGTGGTGTACACAGGCTGGCTCCTGCAGAACCATACCATTGGACAG ATGTTTGACTCCAACCAGAACAAAGACAAGCTGCTCCGACTGAAAATTGGAGCTGGAAAAGTCATCAAA GGCTGGGAGGAAGGGATGCTGGGGATGAAGAAGGCAGGCCGTCGTCTCATTGTCATCCCACCAGACCTTGCTTACGGATCCAAAGGAGTCCCCAACTGCATCCCGGCTAACAGCACTCTTATTTTTGAAGCAGAACTTCGGCGG GTGAAGTTTTCCAAGGACAGTGGCTCTGATCGGGCCAGTGCCAGCTCCAGAGACTCTGCTGCTCCGTCTCCTGCTCCTTCCCCGGCTCCCAGTGTGGAGAGTCTGACCCCAGAGTCTGCAGTACAGATGACTGTCTCAGGCCCAGGCAGACCAGG ggaGCCACTTCTTCGTGCAAAGTCAAACTCTCTCAGTGAACAGCTGGCA AATCCAGATGCTACTAAAGCCAAGCTGATTTCTCGCATGGCAAAGATGGGTCAGCCCATGTTGCCCTTTCTGACAGGAGTGGCCAGCCAGCCTGAATCCAGTGACTCTGAGCTTGAG GACACCAGTGGCAGTAGAGTGAAGGATGAGCCTTTAACTTCATCTCCAGTGCAGATCTCCACTGCTGCTCCAGATTCAGCACATG TACATCCTCATCCTCACACAGCTCCACCGTCTACCTTACTTCCTGTTATGACCGCTGTTGCCCCGCAGCTTGGGATGCCAGGCAGCAACCATGCCTTCCAG CCTTACTCCTACAGTCAGACCTCTATGGCTCCGTCGCAGCTGCAGCCTTTTGGTCAGGTCTACCCTGCACAGAGTGTCCCATATACAG GCTCCAGTGATGTGACTTCCTTCTTGATGACTGAGGCgcgacaacacaacacagaaatccgGCTATCTGTTGGAAAAGTGGCAGATAAAGTAGATCAACTGGCCTCAaag ATAGATGACCTTCAAAGGCAGGGGAGTGTCCCCATGGGTGTGTCTAGTATGTCGATGGAAACCTCCATGATCATGCACAACATCCAAAGAATTGTGCAG GAGaatgaatgtttaaaaaaggaagTCTTTGACAAAAGCTCTCGCATTGAAGAGCAAAATCGAAAGATTGGGGAGCTCATTAACCAGAACCAGAG ATTCATGGAGCAGAGTAACCTTCTGCTGGAGCAGAGAAACGACTCCCTTAAGTCGTCCAGTGAAAACAACCAGGCCAGACTACTTCAGGCTGAGCAAGACAAG CCTGCACTGCCTCAGGACCTGGGCTCTGGCCAG GTTCGTCTGACGGAAGATCTGGCTTCGGCCACGGCCCGGCTGTCTCAGCTGCAGCTGGAAGCTTCATCTCACCAGCAGAaggctgtggagctgcagagtaAACTGAGCTCAGTGCTGCTGGACAGTGAGAGCCAGTGTCAGCGCATCACTGCCCTTGAAACACAACTGGAAG AGCTGAAGGAGACAGCAGAGAGTGCACAGGCCCAGTACCGCTCAGAGAGGCAAAGACGCAAAGAGACAGAGCTGAGGGtcaacaacatggaggaggagctgcaggacctCAGGACAGATAAAGAAGGTCTAGAACGA ACACTTTTGGAAAGGAAGAAGAAGTGGCAGGCCGAGCGTCAGCGCCAGgacgaggaggtggaggagctccGCAAGAGCAGCCAGCAGGAGCTAGACAACCTCCGAGCTCAACTTCGCAAGGCCAGGATCAGCACTGACAATGCTGCATCTGAGCAG TTGTCTCAGCTGCAGGCAGAGCTTGAGGAGGACTGGAAGGGGAAGTATGAGCAGATGCTGGCATCTGTTAAAGAGCAGCACAGGAGAGATCTGGCTGAACTTACAGAGCAGAGAGATGCTCTGCAGGACAAGTTAACCCAGCTACAGGAAAAG TTTACACTTCTGAAGCAGTCAAGGGATTCGGAAGAGCAGATTTTGCTCCAGCACCACGGGCAGTCTGAAGAGCTGCAGGCCCTTCAGGAAAAA TACACAGCCTTGGAGCAGCAAGCAGGAGCTGTAAGGGCGAagcttgaaaataaaatggcTGAACTGGAGAAGAGACTGGCAGAGCAGGAGAGTTCAGGAGACACTGCAACAGAG gtgaagCGTGTGATGAACGGAGTGTTTCATTCTCTGCGAGGGGAGTTTGACCTCAGTGAATCTTACTCTGGCCAGGCTGTGCTGGGGGTGATTGTCACCACCATCAAG AATGTAACTCTACAGCTGCTCAGTGGCACACAAGGATCTTCTGTCCTTCCTAAGAAGgaagaggacacagaggaacaggaggaagaaGCAAGTGATGATGtgaaacaaagagaggagaaacCTCATCAGAATGTACATGTGAATGGAGAGAGACAAGTCAAAGAGGacgaaaaggaagaagaagaagaacatgagGCTGAGTTGGATTCTCATCATGTCGGTGAGACTCAGGTGAATCAGGACATATCAGCGCAGGAGGAGACAGGGACATTAACTGAGTCAAAGACACAAAGCCAGTCTGAGACATTACAGGCCACTGATCTCCATCCAGTTTCATCCAGTGAAGGGTTACGCCAggatccagcagcagcagcagagagtgaagaacAGCAGGAGCAGGGAGAACACCCTGTGCCTGAAAGCCCAACAGAGTCCAGAGACTCCAACAAGTCTGCACCAGCAGATGATGGATCGGATCAGAGTGCAGCTCCAGACGATGGACAggaaagagctgcagagagcagTGAGGTGGGCAAGGAGAACATGGACAAAAGAGAACACGTAGGAGAAATCAATGCTGATCCTGAGAAAGCTTTTGGACCCCCAGCCaacccacctccaccaccagaCACAGTTCAGAACAGCTCACG CCTCGCTGAGGGAATTAGTGAGGAAAATGGAACGGAGCCATTTTTCCAGATCACTGCTCCTGTCAAACCCCCCGCAGCAGCcagcgaggaggaagaggaggatgagatg AGTTTGAAGGGCCGTCCACCACCCACCCCTCTGTttggtgaagaggaggatgaagacgacGATCTGGACTGGCTCAACTGA
- the fkbp15b gene encoding FK506-binding protein 15 isoform X3, translating into MFGGDDEEGDFLSPSGGAKLASLFGLDLEASQGNESFQYTAPKQPRKSSTQGPASQKVAPPSGAPAVLFATAVQAFRYINGQYVKQGKLGAAALGNHTTKEYKLLLYLSQQKQVTAAKIHMGFVFTVQPNNYCTFYDDQRQNWSLMFESEKASSDFCKEVCLAKANSAATLDAVVVQDLSLGEGQGVENGDSLEVVYTGWLLQNHTIGQMFDSNQNKDKLLRLKIGAGKVIKGWEEGMLGMKKAGRRLIVIPPDLAYGSKGVPNCIPANSTLIFEAELRRVKFSKDSGSDRASASSRDSAAPSPAPSPAPSVESLTPESAVQMTVSGPGRPGEPLLRAKSNSLSEQLANPDATKAKLISRMAKMGQPMLPFLTGVASQPESSDSELEDTSGSRVKDEPLTSSPVQISTAAPDSAHVHPHPHTAPPSTLLPVMTAVAPQLGMPGSNHAFQPYSYSQTSMAPSQLQPFGQVYPAQSVPYTGSSDVTSFLMTEARQHNTEIRLSVGKVADKVDQLASKIDDLQRQGSVPMGVSSMSMETSMIMHNIQRIVQENECLKKEVFDKSSRIEEQNRKIGELINQNQRFMEQSNLLLEQRNDSLKSSSENNQARLLQAEQDKPALPQDLGSGQVRLTEDLASATARLSQLQLEASSHQQKAVELQSKLSSVLLDSESQCQRITALETQLEELKETAESAQAQYRSERQRRKETELRVNNMEEELQDLRTDKEGLERTLLERKKKWQAERQRQDEEVEELRKSSQQELDNLRAQLRKARISTDNAASEQLSQLQAELEEDWKGKYEQMLASVKEQHRRDLAELTEQRDALQDKLTQLQEKFTLLKQSRDSEEQILLQHHGQSEELQALQEKYTALEQQAGAVRAKLENKMAELEKRLAEQESSGDTATEVKRVMNGVFHSLRGEFDLSESYSGQAVLGVIVTTIKNVTLQLLSGTQGSSVLPKKEEDTEEQEEEASDDVKQREEKPHQNVHVNGERQVKEDEKEEEEEHEAELDSHHVGETQVNQDISAQEETGTLTESKTQSQSETLQATDLHPVSSSEGLRQDPAAAAESEEQQEQGEHPVPESPTESRDSNKSAPADDGSDQSAAPDDGQERAAESSEVGKENMDKREHVGEINADPEKAFGPPANPPPPPDTVQNSSRLAEGISEENGTEPFFQITAPVKPPAAASEEEEEDEMSLKGRPPPTPLFGEEEDEDDDLDWLN; encoded by the exons ATGTTCGGTGGAGACGACGAAGAGGGAGACTTCTTGTCTCCGTCGGGAGG GGCTAAGTTGGCCTCCCTGTTTGGTCTAGACCTGGAGGCCAGTCAGGGGAACGAGTCATTTCAATATACAGCTCCCAAACAGCCCAGGAAGAGCTCCACTCAAG GGCCAGCCTCCCAGAAAGTAGCTCCACCGTCTGGAGCTCCAGCAGTGTTGTTCGCCACAGCTGTCCAAGCCTTCAGATA TATTAACGGACAGTATGTGAAGCAGGGAAAGCTGGGAGCAGCTGCACTGGGCAACCACACGACAAAAGAG TACAAACTGCTTCTGTACTTGAGCCAACAGAAACAAGTGACTGCTGCCAAGATTCACATGGGCTTTGTTTTCACG GTACAACCAAACAATTATTGCACTTTTTATGATGACCAGAGGCAGAACTGGTCCCTGATGTTTGAATCAGAGAAAGCTTCATCAGACTTCTGCAAAGAG GTATGCTTAGCAAAAGCGAACAGTGCAGCCACTTTAGATGCTGTGGTGGTTCAGGATCTGAGTCTTGGGGAGGGCCAGGGGGTGGAGAATGGAGACTCTCTGGAGGTGGTGTACACAGGCTGGCTCCTGCAGAACCATACCATTGGACAG ATGTTTGACTCCAACCAGAACAAAGACAAGCTGCTCCGACTGAAAATTGGAGCTGGAAAAGTCATCAAA GGCTGGGAGGAAGGGATGCTGGGGATGAAGAAGGCAGGCCGTCGTCTCATTGTCATCCCACCAGACCTTGCTTACGGATCCAAAGGAGTCCCCAACTGCATCCCGGCTAACAGCACTCTTATTTTTGAAGCAGAACTTCGGCGG GTGAAGTTTTCCAAGGACAGTGGCTCTGATCGGGCCAGTGCCAGCTCCAGAGACTCTGCTGCTCCGTCTCCTGCTCCTTCCCCGGCTCCCAGTGTGGAGAGTCTGACCCCAGAGTCTGCAGTACAGATGACTGTCTCAGGCCCAGGCAGACCAGG ggaGCCACTTCTTCGTGCAAAGTCAAACTCTCTCAGTGAACAGCTGGCA AATCCAGATGCTACTAAAGCCAAGCTGATTTCTCGCATGGCAAAGATGGGTCAGCCCATGTTGCCCTTTCTGACAGGAGTGGCCAGCCAGCCTGAATCCAGTGACTCTGAGCTTGAG GACACCAGTGGCAGTAGAGTGAAGGATGAGCCTTTAACTTCATCTCCAGTGCAGATCTCCACTGCTGCTCCAGATTCAGCACATG TACATCCTCATCCTCACACAGCTCCACCGTCTACCTTACTTCCTGTTATGACCGCTGTTGCCCCGCAGCTTGGGATGCCAGGCAGCAACCATGCCTTCCAG CCTTACTCCTACAGTCAGACCTCTATGGCTCCGTCGCAGCTGCAGCCTTTTGGTCAGGTCTACCCTGCACAGAGTGTCCCATATACAG GCTCCAGTGATGTGACTTCCTTCTTGATGACTGAGGCgcgacaacacaacacagaaatccgGCTATCTGTTGGAAAAGTGGCAGATAAAGTAGATCAACTGGCCTCAaag ATAGATGACCTTCAAAGGCAGGGGAGTGTCCCCATGGGTGTGTCTAGTATGTCGATGGAAACCTCCATGATCATGCACAACATCCAAAGAATTGTGCAG GAGaatgaatgtttaaaaaaggaagTCTTTGACAAAAGCTCTCGCATTGAAGAGCAAAATCGAAAGATTGGGGAGCTCATTAACCAGAACCAGAG ATTCATGGAGCAGAGTAACCTTCTGCTGGAGCAGAGAAACGACTCCCTTAAGTCGTCCAGTGAAAACAACCAGGCCAGACTACTTCAGGCTGAGCAAGACAAG CCTGCACTGCCTCAGGACCTGGGCTCTGGCCAG GTTCGTCTGACGGAAGATCTGGCTTCGGCCACGGCCCGGCTGTCTCAGCTGCAGCTGGAAGCTTCATCTCACCAGCAGAaggctgtggagctgcagagtaAACTGAGCTCAGTGCTGCTGGACAGTGAGAGCCAGTGTCAGCGCATCACTGCCCTTGAAACACAACTGGAAG AGCTGAAGGAGACAGCAGAGAGTGCACAGGCCCAGTACCGCTCAGAGAGGCAAAGACGCAAAGAGACAGAGCTGAGGGtcaacaacatggaggaggagctgcaggacctCAGGACAGATAAAGAAGGTCTAGAACGA ACACTTTTGGAAAGGAAGAAGAAGTGGCAGGCCGAGCGTCAGCGCCAGgacgaggaggtggaggagctccGCAAGAGCAGCCAGCAGGAGCTAGACAACCTCCGAGCTCAACTTCGCAAGGCCAGGATCAGCACTGACAATGCTGCATCTGAGCAG TTGTCTCAGCTGCAGGCAGAGCTTGAGGAGGACTGGAAGGGGAAGTATGAGCAGATGCTGGCATCTGTTAAAGAGCAGCACAGGAGAGATCTGGCTGAACTTACAGAGCAGAGAGATGCTCTGCAGGACAAGTTAACCCAGCTACAGGAAAAG TTTACACTTCTGAAGCAGTCAAGGGATTCGGAAGAGCAGATTTTGCTCCAGCACCACGGGCAGTCTGAAGAGCTGCAGGCCCTTCAGGAAAAA TACACAGCCTTGGAGCAGCAAGCAGGAGCTGTAAGGGCGAagcttgaaaataaaatggcTGAACTGGAGAAGAGACTGGCAGAGCAGGAGAGTTCAGGAGACACTGCAACAGAG gtgaagCGTGTGATGAACGGAGTGTTTCATTCTCTGCGAGGGGAGTTTGACCTCAGTGAATCTTACTCTGGCCAGGCTGTGCTGGGGGTGATTGTCACCACCATCAAG AATGTAACTCTACAGCTGCTCAGTGGCACACAAGGATCTTCTGTCCTTCCTAAGAAGgaagaggacacagaggaacaggaggaagaaGCAAGTGATGATGtgaaacaaagagaggagaaacCTCATCAGAATGTACATGTGAATGGAGAGAGACAAGTCAAAGAGGacgaaaaggaagaagaagaagaacatgagGCTGAGTTGGATTCTCATCATGTCGGTGAGACTCAGGTGAATCAGGACATATCAGCGCAGGAGGAGACAGGGACATTAACTGAGTCAAAGACACAAAGCCAGTCTGAGACATTACAGGCCACTGATCTCCATCCAGTTTCATCCAGTGAAGGGTTACGCCAggatccagcagcagcagcagagagtgaagaacAGCAGGAGCAGGGAGAACACCCTGTGCCTGAAAGCCCAACAGAGTCCAGAGACTCCAACAAGTCTGCACCAGCAGATGATGGATCGGATCAGAGTGCAGCTCCAGACGATGGACAggaaagagctgcagagagcagTGAGGTGGGCAAGGAGAACATGGACAAAAGAGAACACGTAGGAGAAATCAATGCTGATCCTGAGAAAGCTTTTGGACCCCCAGCCaacccacctccaccaccagaCACAGTTCAGAACAGCTCACG CCTCGCTGAGGGAATTAGTGAGGAAAATGGAACGGAGCCATTTTTCCAGATCACTGCTCCTGTCAAACCCCCCGCAGCAGCcagcgaggaggaagaggaggatgagatg AGTTTGAAGGGCCGTCCACCACCCACCCCTCTGTttggtgaagaggaggatgaagacgacGATCTGGACTGGCTCAACTGA